The following proteins are encoded in a genomic region of Cricetulus griseus strain 17A/GY chromosome 7, alternate assembly CriGri-PICRH-1.0, whole genome shotgun sequence:
- the Sumo2 gene encoding small ubiquitin-related modifier 2, with the protein MADEKPKEGVKTENNDHINLKVAGQDGSVVQFKIKRHTPLSKLMKAYCERQGLSMRQIRFRFDGQPINETDTPAQLEMEDEDTIDVFQQQTGGVY; encoded by the exons ATGGCCGACGAGAAACCCAAG GAAGGAGTCAAGACTGAGAACAACGATCATATTAATTTGAAGGTGGCGGGGCAGGATGGTTCTGTGGTGCAGTTTAAGATTAAGAGGCATACACCACTTAGTAAACTAATGAAAGCCTATTGTGAACGACAG GGATTGTCAATGAGGCAGATCAGATTCCGGTTTGATGGACAGCCAATCAATGAAACAGACACACCTgcacag TTGGAAATGGAGGATGAAGATACGATTGATGTGTTCCAGCAGCAGACAGGAGGTGTCTACTAA